The Leptospiraceae bacterium genome includes the window TTCAGGCGAATGCAAGGCCCGAACAGGTTGTAAAACTTCTCACTGACAGATTCTAAAAAGGGAAGCAGTGTGAATTTCCCCGCTAAACTTAGCGGGGATTTTTTTAATCTACTTTATACAAAGGGATGTTGAAACCTTCCTACGAGAATTCCAGATACAGTTAAATCTTCATCAATATTTTCCCATCTGAGAGAATTTCCGTTCGCCCGCAATTTTACTAATTTTAAAAAGATTGTTCTTTTTTCAGTCCAGACTTTAATAGACGGTATTTCTTTTATGAGGTTATTTGTTGCCATGAAATTCATTATATTTCTCCAATAAATGGCGTACCTGCAAAAAGTCGTTTTTTGAAAAAGAATTGTTCAAAAAGCCAATAAAAGTGCCATTTTCTAGCGTTGTAAAAAGCCCTGAAAGGGGTTTTTGCAGTAGCGTCATAAATAGGACTGATATTCGAAAATTATTTTCTCTATTTTTTGCAAATCAGATATATTGACATCAAATTCTCTTGTACCTATCTGAGAGGATAGTCATGAATCAATGAATCCGCGGGTATCTTAAGATTCGTCGACAATGAACGTATCATTTTGATTGTCAGTTTTCTTTTTATTCAGAATCTCGGATGCTCGGCCTCGACTCCCGATATAATTGCCCAAATCGGTTGTAGTCAGATCCATTTCTTCCATCCTGAACTTGATTGCCTCTATAGGGTCTGGATCGTGTATTGGAAAATTCTCTTTCTCATACTTCTCTGCCAAGGTTGATAATACATCCAGTTTGTCATACTTTGACGTCCCCGGCATAGGATCTTTCTCCAATAAAGCATCAATTTCCCGTATAGCCGCTTCATAATCTTTTCGACTCTTCAATGGTTTAATATCCATAGTCACACCTCATTTGCATTAATTCGATCATATTGGCTATGCGTCCCAATAAAACGAATATAAACTATTCCGATTCCGTAATGTATTTTCACAATCAATCGATATTTATTCTCACAAATATTAAAACTACTACATTTGTGGTATTGACAAAAAATAAAAAAATTAACAGCTATGGTCAAAATTGGTAAAATTTTTTTACGGAAATTTATTTTTTCTTTTTATCGGGGTAGTCTGGCAAAAAATTTTCAGGAGAAAATATATGAATAAAAAAAATTTAATGAAAGTTGTTTCAATGCTATGTATTCTTATGGTAGTAGCAGGGAGCTTAGTCGGCTGCGCTGACTATAATGCAACGGCAAAGGCAAAAAAAGATGCAGACGCTTTTTGGAATTTGTGGTTTTTATTGATGCTACTTAGCAGTGTGTCAAGAACAAGCTCCACATCTTCTTCTTCAAGCTGTTCGGATTCTTGCTCCAATTCATTGGCTTGTTGCACTTCGAGATGTTGTTCATACACAATTCAGGGCAATCTATCAAAATTAAGTGGTGATACATCAAAAGGAGTCTCCAAGTGCCAAAGTCCTTTAGGAGATAAATACGCTTGTACCCCTCTTAATAGAGATGGATTAAAAATCGGAAATACAACTTGTGTGGGTAGTGGAGATTTAGCAAACTATACTTGTAATGTAGTTGCTCCGTAAATTCCCATGAAAATATCTGCTTCCATTTTAACTGTAAGATGGAGGCAGTTATTTAGAGGAAGTATTTGTGTCTATTCAATATTAGTAGTGCTTAATATTCATTGTTCAGATAAGAAGTCTTTTGAATCGCAAATTAAAAATTTTCCCATAATCCTTTCATTATTGAATCAGAGAAATTGCATTAGTTATCCAAAAAAATATTTGGTGACAGAGCAATCCTTAGTTAATGGAAGAAGTGATTGGGAAACAATAAACTATGTTACAAGAGAATGTATTTTTACAAGGGAATTTATTTATCATTGTACAATAGGTCGCGATCTTTCGGCTAAATATTTTTTCCAGAATAGTGATAAATTTTCTCAAAAGATTACTTCCCTTGTCGGACCGATAAATAATTTAGTTAGAAAAGAAACTCTCCAATTTCAGGAAATTTATACTCACAATGAAAATGGTTTGTTAATAGAATATTCAAGAATAGATGAATCTTATGGAGAAAAATATTTTACGTGGGATGAAAAAGGAAGAGTATTAGGAGGTATTATTACAAAAGGAAATTGTCAAAATACGAATATTATTTGGACGTATAATGAAAACCAGAATATTATTTCTTATCGCGCTATATCAGAAAATATTGACTGCAATAATTATACAGTTTATTCTTACGATGAAAAATATATTTTGCGTAACAGAACTGTAAAAACACATTATCAAAGCCAAAATTATTCCTACTCAAATTATGAATTTGCGAATTTGTGTCAAAATAATTAGGAGTGGGATGTTTCGCATCGTTCGGGCTTGTTGGCGATTCAGGTTTTTTCTCCATTCAGGATTTTCAATTTTTCCCAGGGCTTCACCTAATTGTTGTAAGCACATCAAAAGTGCGTGTCTCCCCTCAATATCGCCTAACGCATAATGTATTAGGTTTTCTTCATTTGTCATTCTAATTTTCATAAATTTTTTCCGAAAGGATCAGATAAGAAAAAATTATTCAAAAAGGTCCGAGTGAGTTCCCGTTCGTTCAAAAATTATTTCATTCCCGCGAACTTTATAAATTAACAGCCAATCTGGCTCAATATGACATTCTCTTCTACCAACATAAGAGCCGGATAATTTATGATCTTTATTTCTTGCTGGAAGTGCTGTTTTATCGATTAATAAAGAAACGACTGTTTTAAGTTTTGTTAAATCTTTATTTCTCTTTCTACAAAGTTTAATATCTTTTTCAAACTGATTTGTGTAGGAAGGCAAAAGACTCATAGTTTTAAAGATTGAAAAAGGTCAGCTTTATTTTTGAATTTTTTTACGCCTTTGTTTTTATCAGTATTTTTAAAAGTTTTTAAAGTGGTGTAATTTGGAACTTTTACATCAAAAGGAATGCCATTATTCAAACGAATTTGACTGTAAAAAATATTAATTGCCTCTGAAGGGGATATACCAAGAGAATAAAGAATATCTTCTACATCTTTTTTAAGTTTGTCCTCAACCCTAGCACGAATCATAGCAGATTTCATAAAAACCTCATGGAAAATGTATCACGATTGGGATACACATGTCAACAAAAAAATAATCCAAATAAAAAATCATGCACGAAATGCCGATCCACGCTGGTTATAAAATCACCTGCGAGGAGATAGAAAGCTAGCGCTCAATAATCTTTAAGCAACCCGAAAACCGGCTCGACGCTCAAAAAGCAGTCATACTGAAATTACTCGAAGCTGTGCACAAATCCAGAAAAAAACTTTCCCCAAAACTACTACATTTGTGGTATTGACAAAAAATAAAAAATTAACAGCTATGGTCAAAATTGGTGAAAAATTTTTTTACGGAAATTTATTTTTTCTTTTATCAGGGGGTAGTCTGGCAAAAATTTTCAGGAGAAGATATATGATAAAAAAAACTCTATTTTCAATTCTACTTGTGGCTGGTTTCATCGGATGTAGTACACCGAATACTAAATCAACAGATATTTGGGGAACAAGATCAGCAAATCTGGGTACTGTGACTCCGAATTATAAGCTTCTCGGTAAAGTGCAAGGCACTGGATGCACTATCGATGGAACCCCGGAAAAATATACTTTTTACGCCGGTTATCTGGGAAAAAAATCTACTGCTTTTGATTTTGCACAAAGCATAGCAATGTACAATGCAATGTCCCAGCAGGAAGATGCAGATCTTGTTATCCATTCTACAACAAAATATGAAGTTACAAATTCTGGAGATAAAATTTGCGCAAATGTTCGCGGACTTGCGGTCAAAATTACAGATATCAATGGAGCTAAAACTGATAATATTGAAAAAGCTGAAGAAACCAATAAAAAGAGGAAATAATATGAAATATAATTTTTTACTTTCTTTGTTAGCATTGGCTTTTTCGTGCTCTTCTCCAATCGTCAAAACCTACGACATTCCAGTAATGAGCGTAAAATCACTTCCATACCCTTTGATTACGTCATATGAATCCTTGGGCAAAGTAATAGGTAAAGCTTGTGTAAAAAATAACGAATCAAATTCTTTTGTCAATGCTTCACATATCGGAAATCTATCTCCTGCAGAACAAGCGGCGTATTTTCAGGGGCTTTCAACAAAACCGGAAGCGGATCTATTAGTATCAATAAAAACGGTTCAAACAACAAACCCCGATACAAACGAGGTTTGTGCTGAGGTTAGAGGCGAAGCCGTGGCAATTAAAGAGATCAGTAAAGAAGGGAAATATAAACAAGTTGATTTAGAAAATCAGAACGCAGGAATAAACCCTCTTGCAACAAATCAGTCAAATAAAAAGAGTTTTGATGGGATATGCAATATTCCTTTTATTGGTGGAATGGTAAATGCGGTGACGATAGGTCTGATATGTATTCCTTCGATAAGAAGAAAAAATAATATGACTGCATGTGAAATTCCACTCTTCGGTGTATATCCAAATTTGTTTACACTTGGTTGGGTGTGCCAGGAAAAATATCGAATATTTAGTTTTTAAAAGAAAAAATTTCCAAATGGTATGTTTAAAAAGGAATAAAGTAAAAGGCTTTGATTTTACTGACTTGAATTGCTCACCGGTGGAATTTATATTGAATCCGCCGGTTTGATTTTGATGGAACCTGATTTATCAAAACCTTCTATTCTCTATTTCCTGCAAAAACTTGTACTAAAAAGAGCCAACAGAAAACCCTTGACAATAGGAAATGCAAATCAATTTAATACCACAGAGAAAACATCAAAGCCTTTTTTTAGTTGCAAAGAAATCCGTGTCATCCAAGTATAAACCCAAATATTTTACTGGAATAAAAAGACTGGACTGAATTCTTTCAATTTCACTTAGCTTATCATGCTGGACAAAATTCAGATAACAAATCAAAAGGGAAAGCATGAATACGAATAATACCAACGAAAAAAAGTCATCCAAGAATTTTGGAAAATTTCTTGTTGCGATTGGAGGATTTTCAATCTTTTTTCAGTTTGTGGGAACTTGCGGGAGCTTTCTAAAATACAACACTTGGCCACATACTACAGGAGTCTATACAGGAAAAGTTTCTATTCCATCTCCGGGTAGAAATACAATGCCGAGTTGTAGCCATTCTTATAGCTTTGCATTCCATGGACAACAGAATACAGGAACACAATTTGCGGAATGTAAATATTTCTTTTACGGGAGTCAGGAAGTAGGCCAAAAATATGAAATCGCATACGATCCGAATAACGGGAAAAATGTAATCTCTAAAGAAATACTTTTTGGATTGGATTTATATCGTTTTCTTTCTCTATTCGTTCTACCGTTTGCTATTGGATTTGGAGTAATCCTGTGGAGAAAAAAATAATTCTACGATTTGTGTTTTAGATGTTCTGGAATCTTATTTTTGAAAAAACATTCATTAAACTTATACGCTACCATTATCTACAACTTTCAACCCAAAACTCGTAAGTAGAAAAATCATTCCAAATCCTATCCCAAAATAACCAATGTGTAGAGGTACTGTGGAGATAGAAACTGATTCAGAATTATTTTCTATTTTAGCGATGACAATTTTCTTGGAGAAGTAGTAAATAATTTTTTTCCGAATAGGGATGCTGTCTCCCACTCTAAGTCTTTTGTGTAAAATAGGATCTGCCATTTCTACAACCTCGTACAATTTACCTTTGTTGTCGGGGACAAGATAGGTATAGATATGTTTTTTTCTTCCAGCTACTACAATCGGATGATATTCTGAAAGAGTTGCAAAACTCGGTTGCGTTTCGGAGAGATTTTTATAATTTTCTTCAAGGAATAGTTTTTTATGAAAAGAGAACAATGTCAGTAAACCAAAAAATATCAGAAAAGCAATAGACAAAACAAAAAATATTTTGTATAGGTGAGTGTAATTTTGTTTTTTATTCTGAGAATTTTTCAATCTAATCCCCAAATTATCAATATCCTGAAAAATTACAACTTTGGAAATAGAAATTTTAATTTTTTCTTTTAAAATATACAGTATTTATAAAGTATAGTTCTTGAGTGAGAGGTGGTTTCTATGAGTCCTTTTAATAAAATTTTTGGGATTTTTGCTTTTATTTTATCTGTTTTTTGGGTTTCTTCCTGTTGCAAAAAAGATTTTGGGCTAATTTCTAAAATAGAAAGATCGGCTACTGACGAAATAGATTTATTTTTGATTCCTGAAAAGTACAATATTTTAGAAAGTAGCTGGATTAGCAAAAATACAAAATCCAATTTTAGGAAAAAAGATTTGGTTCGTTATCTCGCAGAGCATGGTAGATATATTTCTGATTTGCAATCCAATCCGAGTCTTGAATTTTCCGAAAAAGAAGGAGTTGTGACTATGAGGGTAGGGAGGACTTCTCATTCTACTGACTATTCTTACGACAAACAAATTCCTATTCTTTTTTATGGGGACAAATGGTTTCAAAAGGGAGTATATTCCGAAAAAATCCCTCAACAAAAAATTGCTCCTACACTCGCAAAAATTATAAATACACCTAAGCCAAACGGAGCAAAAGAATCTGAACTTTCTCAAATTTTAAAAGAGAGTAGTGAACTGCCGGAAATTATTGTAACGATTGTAATAGACCAAGGAGGTCAACAATTATACAAAGCTCATCCAAATTCTTATCCTAATATAAAATCTATTATGGCAAGAAGTGCTTACTTCCCAAATGCAGAGGTAGGTCATCTTGATGCACACACTGCCGTAGGTCATGCAGCAATAGGGACAGGTGCATATCCAAGAGAGAATGGAGTAGTGGGGAATACTTTTTATACACTTGAAAATGGGAAATTTCATCAAAGTGAAATTTATTCTCACGATGAGACGAATGTAAATATTTCAGACCTCAGAACTGAGACCTTGGCTGATGTTGCAGACTTGTATTTTAAAAACCAATTGGAAGTTATCAGTCAGGCTTATGCACTTCGTGCGTCTATCGGAATGGGTGGGCATGGTTTTGGACAACTTTCCGGTACAGATAAGGACTATGTATATTGGTTAGATGCTCATGATTGCAAGTGGAAGTCGGACGTTAGGTACTATTCATACCCTGAATTTGCGAATGAATTTTCTCCATGTGAGAATTTTATTTTAAATTATCCGAATGGTTGGAAGGATATACATAACTTCAGAAAAGAGGACTCTAAAAAATATTGGAGTCAAATTATGGCAACCCCAAAAGAAGTAGAGTTGGAAGCGGGTCTATTTAAAAAAATGATCGAAGAAAAGATTATCAAAAAAGGGAAGGCAAGCGATAATTTACCGGATCTGGCTTATATGACGATCAAGGCTACTGATGCAGCCGGACACTATTTTGGTTGGGAGTCCTTGGAAGCAGAAAATACCTTTCAAGAAGCAGACAAACAAGTTGGGCTTATCTTAGAATTTTTAAAATCAAATTTTAGTGATAGGTTTGTATTTGTGTTGACTGCCGACCATGGTTGCGCTCCACTTCCTGAAATTTCGGGAGGGGAAAGGTATTTGATTGAGGATTTTTACAAGGAAGTGAATTCTCTTCTTGGTTCCAAGAATACGTTAGGCGAAAGCCTGATCAAGACAATGACAGTAGGTCAAGTCGGGTTAAATAGAGAAGTTATGAATAAATATGGAATTTCTGAAGGTCAGATTATTTCAAAAATATTGAAAATTCAATCCAATGGGAAAAGATTTTTTAAGCAAGTAATTCGTAAGAATGCAGAGTTAAGAAGATAGCTCTTTTACTGCCTCATCGATTGTGTTGTAATGGGTGAATGATTTCCATAAATCCAATATAGTGAAAATACGGATAATATTTTCTGAGGCTTCTGCAAGATACATTTTTTTATTATTCAACTCTTGTTTATTTTTCATATCAAACAACGAGCGAATTCCTGAACTGGAAATATATTTTAATTTCGATAGATTTAATATTAAGTGTATCGACTCGGAAATTTCATCGTACTTTTTTTGTAATACATCAAATGAACTTTCGTCGAGTCTTCCCTGAAGCTCAAATATTTTTACGTCATTTTTATGTATTGTTTGAATTATTAAATGTTCATTCATCGTAATGTAAGTACTCTTAATTTATCTTTAGACAGTTGAAAACTCGCTTTAGCACCTGCTGGAAAATCATAAATACGCTCGCTCAAAGAGTCAATCGAAATTCCACCATTCATTTCAGAAATAATTTCTAATTTTTCATTTACTGGGAAGTCCATGAGTTTGTATTTTTGCCTGTACCTTGCTCCCAACTCTCTTGAGTAGGCTCTGAAAATAGATTTGGTTTTGGAGAATGTAGAATTTTTTTTATTGGTTTGCATACAAGAATTCACCCAGCCTGTAGATCCTGCACCCGTGTACAACAAAAACCCGGAGCTTTTTTGTTCTTCTAGAATTTTTCCGATTTTTATCAAATATCTGCTGATTAGGTCGGGGCTATTGTTTCGGATATGGATTTCGCTTACTGCCTTTACGGTTTCGATTTTTTTCCCGTTTGGGTATTCAATCTTCGACGAGATCAAAGCCCAGTTTTCAATTTTTGTATTTTTCCAAAATTGCTCTTTGGACTCTTTTAGGGATTTTGGTGTAAAACTGAGCAAAGCTCCCACAGAGGATTCGGGGTCTGAATTGCAGCCGAGTAAAAGATTTTGGTAAGTATAGTGAGAGACATAAGTGAAATGGTTGTCTCCCCCAAGTGCGATTACAAGGTCATAATTTTTCAGATTTCTGTTTCTGATATTTTCCCTGAAAATAAAGTCACCCTTTGGAAAAGTATATTTTAAAATCTCTCTACTTTTTAGCTGTCGCAAGTGCGAGGAGTGGATTTTATGAAAGCAATTATTTTGGACTTGGCATATTTTCTTTAATGTAGCCAAGCTACCATATTTTTCTAAGTCTAATTCATATTTAGATCTTTTTAGAACGATAAGTACGCTTTGGATTTTTGTTAAATTGCTTTTCATGGATTATGTATCTAAAATAATTTATTTTATGGGTTTTAGTATTCTATATTTGGGGCTATTTGGTAAACAAATAAATTTTTGTATTTCAGTATAATATTGGACAAAATTCCTAATTTAATTTTTATTTTTACAAATAATAATTGCATTTTAAATAAAGTAAAAACCATCATGGAATTGAATGAGTAATGTAATGGAACAAATAAACACTGACGAATTATTGAAAAAAATTTCCAAATTAGAATTTGAAAATAAAAACCTTAAAGACGAATTGAATGCAGTAGCTAAATCGCCTTATCTCCCTAATACAATCGCCGATCTGTATTTCAAAATCATCCTAAGAAGAGAAGAAATTTTGAAACACGAGATAGGGGCAGGGATTAATGAAAAAGAAGGCTCTCTATACGATATTAAAAACCA containing:
- a CDS encoding alkaline phosphatase family protein; translated protein: MSPFNKIFGIFAFILSVFWVSSCCKKDFGLISKIERSATDEIDLFLIPEKYNILESSWISKNTKSNFRKKDLVRYLAEHGRYISDLQSNPSLEFSEKEGVVTMRVGRTSHSTDYSYDKQIPILFYGDKWFQKGVYSEKIPQQKIAPTLAKIINTPKPNGAKESELSQILKESSELPEIIVTIVIDQGGQQLYKAHPNSYPNIKSIMARSAYFPNAEVGHLDAHTAVGHAAIGTGAYPRENGVVGNTFYTLENGKFHQSEIYSHDETNVNISDLRTETLADVADLYFKNQLEVISQAYALRASIGMGGHGFGQLSGTDKDYVYWLDAHDCKWKSDVRYYSYPEFANEFSPCENFILNYPNGWKDIHNFRKEDSKKYWSQIMATPKEVELEAGLFKKMIEEKIIKKGKASDNLPDLAYMTIKATDAAGHYFGWESLEAENTFQEADKQVGLILEFLKSNFSDRFVFVLTADHGCAPLPEISGGERYLIEDFYKEVNSLLGSKNTLGESLIKTMTVGQVGLNREVMNKYGISEGQIISKILKIQSNGKRFFKQVIRKNAELRR
- a CDS encoding type II toxin-antitoxin system HigB family toxin — translated: MNFRKKILPILTIAVNFFIFCQYHKCSSFNICENKYRLIVKIHYGIGIVYIRFIGTHSQYDRINANEV
- a CDS encoding type II toxin-antitoxin system RelB/DinJ family antitoxin, with translation MKSAMIRARVEDKLKKDVEDILYSLGISPSEAINIFYSQIRLNNGIPFDVKVPNYTTLKTFKNTDKNKGVKKFKNKADLFQSLKL
- a CDS encoding type II toxin-antitoxin system YafQ family toxin, with protein sequence MSLLPSYTNQFEKDIKLCRKRNKDLTKLKTVVSLLIDKTALPARNKDHKLSGSYVGRRECHIEPDWLLIYKVRGNEIIFERTGTHSDLFE
- a CDS encoding STAS domain-containing protein; translation: MNEHLIIQTIHKNDVKIFELQGRLDESSFDVLQKKYDEISESIHLILNLSKLKYISSSGIRSLFDMKNKQELNNKKMYLAEASENIIRIFTILDLWKSFTHYNTIDEAVKELSS
- a CDS encoding NAD+ kinase, with amino-acid sequence MKSNLTKIQSVLIVLKRSKYELDLEKYGSLATLKKICQVQNNCFHKIHSSHLRQLKSREILKYTFPKGDFIFRENIRNRNLKNYDLVIALGGDNHFTYVSHYTYQNLLLGCNSDPESSVGALLSFTPKSLKESKEQFWKNTKIENWALISSKIEYPNGKKIETVKAVSEIHIRNNSPDLISRYLIKIGKILEEQKSSGFLLYTGAGSTGWVNSCMQTNKKNSTFSKTKSIFRAYSRELGARYRQKYKLMDFPVNEKLEIISEMNGGISIDSLSERIYDFPAGAKASFQLSKDKLRVLTLR